GCTTTTATTAAGCGAAACTTTGAGGTGAAAGAAGCACTGTTAGCATTCCAATATCCTCCGTATAGGAAATTTAAACCACTTCCACTCTGGTCTTGTGTTAATAACTTTCCGGCGTAGCTACCTCTCCAATTTGTTTGGTTTGCTTCTTCTTGAGATATTCCTAATGCCTCTTCAAGCTTTTTCCAATCTTCGTCTGTTGGAACTCTCCAACCTTCAGGAGCAACTTCAGATAAAGCATCATAGTTATATAAATATCCATATTTTTCAAACGTTTTCGCATCAGTGATATCCGGCTCCGTACCCACAGATGGAGCGATTCTATAGATGCCGTAGGTTCCATCCGAGGTTTTGTAATGAGAATTTTCAACCGTCCAGTCTAATCCGTTATACTTCACCCAATGGTATGTGAACTGGTCTCTTGCATCAACAAAACTTCCTGTTGCTTCGGGCTTTATTGTTGCTATTGTTTCTTCGTTGTCATTATTGCATCCAGTGCATAGCAAGACTAGCAGGAGGATGATTGTTATATATGGTCTGTTCATGTCTTTTTATATTAATAAATATAACCTAAATTGAGAATCATTGATTTTATCACATTGGCTTTTGTGATAATTGTAGGGTAATTAGCATACTCAGCGCCAATCTCTTCATCTGTTTTTGTAAGAATCAATCGGATGTATGCATTGATATCGTCTTTTTCAGAGGGATACGTCCCTAAGAAAGGGAATCCCCATAGAACACTTGCTTCAACAAATCCGGCCTGCTTCATATATTCCATGTTTTCCTCTTCTGTAATAGGCTGTACAGGCGTATTAGCTCCGTATATTGAGGAACCGTATTGTGTGAATTTCTTTAAGGTTTCACTTGGTTGAACGTACATTTTATTGCTGAGAAAACTTATAAATAGCGGAATGGTTTGTTCTTTCAATTCACTCTCAGATAAATTGACGAAATTTTCCATTGCGATGGCGATACAACGTTTGCCAACCATTACTGATTTATAATCATTTAAAAATATATCAGGCGAATAATCTATGTTGTATTCAAGAATTTGATTAACTAAAAGCCATGAAAAAGGTCGTAATTTAGTAGACAAATGTGGCAAGATATAGTCTTTAATAAATTGAGTCGCCTCTTCTTTTTGTTCTATTGTTGATAAATAGTTGTAGGTGTATTGGTAAGCACTGTATCCTGTCATAGCGTATGCTATGTCTACCGTTTCGGTGAAATATTGTATTTCGCCATTGGGTTTAGTGCCGATCGGTTCATGACGAAGGGTATCGTTAAAGAGAAGATAACTTTTTTCTGTTTTATAAAATTCTTTTTGCAATAGAGATGTTGCATCGGTTGCATTTTCATCAGGCGCAAAATAGTTCTCTTTTATATTGCTGGGCGTTAATTCATCCTCTTGTGCACAAGCAAAAAACAAAAATAGAAGAGGAATATATAAAATTGATATGTATTTTTTCATAAATAATTAATTTATTTTTTTTACAGTATAAGTACGATTAGGGCGTTCGTTATTTTTCATTCCTGTATTGAATGTAAGTACTTCATTAGGAATGGGTAAGGTATAAGCTTTATCATTAGCCTCAAGAGTAAAAGTATGCACTTCTGTTTTTACTGTATTACTTCGACTTTCATAATAATAATAATCGTGTGTGATTGGTTTTGATTCGGGATATACGTCGCAAACACTATAACGTCTGATATCAAACCAACGCGCTCCTTCTAGTGCTAGCTCTTTGCGGCGTTCATTGCGGATTTCTGTCACTAATTCTTGACCCGATGACGTTACTTCATAGTTTGTTCCTTGCGTATATCTGTTTTGGCGAAGTGTGTTTAGAGCTGCTCTGGCTTGCTGGTCTTTTCCTAAATAAGCTTCTGCTTCTGCTTTTATCAAATAGGCTTCTGCAGAGCGGAATAAAAACTTATCTGATACTTCGGCGGCGTTATTTCTCCAGCCGCCATTATAGACCTCTGTATAGTAGGTACTAGAATTAGGTTCTACGGCACTATTTGCCAAAGGAGCAACTTTGGTATATCCTACAAAGTCTTCGTAAGTCCACCAG
This is a stretch of genomic DNA from uncultured Bacteroides sp.. It encodes these proteins:
- a CDS encoding fibrobacter succinogenes major paralogous domain-containing protein, with amino-acid sequence MNRPYITIILLLVLLCTGCNNDNEETIATIKPEATGSFVDARDQFTYHWVKYNGLDWTVENSHYKTSDGTYGIYRIAPSVGTEPDITDAKTFEKYGYLYNYDALSEVAPEGWRVPTDEDWKKLEEALGISQEEANQTNWRGSYAGKLLTQDQSGSGLNFLYGGYWNANSASFTSKFRLIKAEGLYWTSTKDETKNSEKYAYYRKIRYNSNQIFRYSTDTSNMFSIRFVRNSN